A portion of the Stegostoma tigrinum isolate sSteTig4 chromosome 44, sSteTig4.hap1, whole genome shotgun sequence genome contains these proteins:
- the LOC132207175 gene encoding uncharacterized protein LOC132207175 isoform X3, whose protein sequence is MFASPILLAIVLFHVLVKTQDVDDLPKPVVSLNPSYGEFLEGETTFVRCSCQCPATRTHSCYNSEISDTAVPEGQCETSFQLKPLRRGEASYSCECLFVTENGTRRRSGWTEPILIHVGDHLSQPTITLSDTGASSAMGDVVISCKGEIRPDGGIFYLYNSQREGFRQQRHVTGLEGAAAFAINVYEHASGGNYTCRYETNVNGRPVLSPSSQSVSVKEKGKWDRKSKERDHTAVNLVHLCLSLFVLIVMVGIIVEYFRSSLPLPGDRKDPTKYTAGVSTTGV, encoded by the exons TTCTCTTCCATGTTCTGGTCAAGACGCAGGATGTAG ATGACTTGCCAAAGCCGGTTGTGTCTTTAAATCCATCATATGGGGAATTTTTGGAAGGAGAGACAACATTCGTGAGGTGTAGCTGTCAATGTCCAGCCACAAGGACGCACTCCTGCTACAATTCTGAAATTAGTGACACAGCGGTTCCTGAAGGACAATGTGAAACATCTTTCCAATTAAAACCCTTAAGGAGAGGTGAAGCAAGTTACAGCTGTGAATGTTTATTTGTGACGGAGAATGGAACACGGAGAAGATCAGGATGGACTGAGCCCATTCTGATACATGTCGGAG ATCACCTCTCCCAACCGACGATCACACTCTCAGATACCGGTGCCAGTTCAGCCATGGGCGATGTCGTGATTTCCTGCAAAGGTGAGATTCGCCCCGACGGAGGAATATTCTACTTGTACAACAGTCAGAGGGAAGGTTTTCGACAGCAACGTCATGTGACTGGTCTTGAAGGTGCTGCAGCCTTTGCCATTAATGTCTATGAACATGCTTCTGGAGGAAACTATACTTGTCGATATGAGACAAACGTTAATGGACGCCCTGTCCTTTCCCCATCCAGCCAATCGGTTTCAGTCAAGGAGAAAGGAAAGTGGGATCGTAAGTCGAAAG AACGAGATCACACTGCAGTGAATTTGGTGCATCTCTGCCTCAGTCTCTTCGTGCTCATTGTGATGGTGGGCATCATTGTCGAATATTTCAGAAGCAGCTTGCCACTGCCAG GGGACAGAAAGGATCCGACAAAATACACTGCTGGCGTCTCCACAACAGGAGTATGA
- the LOC132207175 gene encoding uncharacterized protein LOC132207175 isoform X1, which produces MFASPILLAIVLFHVLVKTQDVDDLPKPVVSLNPSYGEFLEGETTFVRCSCQCPATRTHSCYNSEISDTAVPEGQCETSFQLKPLRRGEASYSCECLFVTENGTRRRSGWTEPILIHVGDHLSQPTITLSDTGASSAMGDVVISCKGEIRPDGGIFYLYNSQREGFRQQRHVTGLEGAAAFAINVYEHASGGNYTCRYETNVNGRPVLSPSSQSVSVKEKGKWDRKSKGAQTGFYLYVGLACAAVIILLLALLCLIIIKKERDHTAVNLVHLCLSLFVLIVMVGIIVEYFRSSLPLPGDRKDPTKYTAGVSTTGV; this is translated from the exons TTCTCTTCCATGTTCTGGTCAAGACGCAGGATGTAG ATGACTTGCCAAAGCCGGTTGTGTCTTTAAATCCATCATATGGGGAATTTTTGGAAGGAGAGACAACATTCGTGAGGTGTAGCTGTCAATGTCCAGCCACAAGGACGCACTCCTGCTACAATTCTGAAATTAGTGACACAGCGGTTCCTGAAGGACAATGTGAAACATCTTTCCAATTAAAACCCTTAAGGAGAGGTGAAGCAAGTTACAGCTGTGAATGTTTATTTGTGACGGAGAATGGAACACGGAGAAGATCAGGATGGACTGAGCCCATTCTGATACATGTCGGAG ATCACCTCTCCCAACCGACGATCACACTCTCAGATACCGGTGCCAGTTCAGCCATGGGCGATGTCGTGATTTCCTGCAAAGGTGAGATTCGCCCCGACGGAGGAATATTCTACTTGTACAACAGTCAGAGGGAAGGTTTTCGACAGCAACGTCATGTGACTGGTCTTGAAGGTGCTGCAGCCTTTGCCATTAATGTCTATGAACATGCTTCTGGAGGAAACTATACTTGTCGATATGAGACAAACGTTAATGGACGCCCTGTCCTTTCCCCATCCAGCCAATCGGTTTCAGTCAAGGAGAAAGGAAAGTGGGATCGTAAGTCGAAAG GTGCCCAGACGGGATTCTATCTGTATGTTGGACTGGCTTGTGCTGCTGTGATCATTCTTTTACTTGCGCTGCTGTGCCTTATAATTATCAAGAAAG AACGAGATCACACTGCAGTGAATTTGGTGCATCTCTGCCTCAGTCTCTTCGTGCTCATTGTGATGGTGGGCATCATTGTCGAATATTTCAGAAGCAGCTTGCCACTGCCAG GGGACAGAAAGGATCCGACAAAATACACTGCTGGCGTCTCCACAACAGGAGTATGA
- the LOC132207175 gene encoding uncharacterized protein LOC132207175 isoform X2: protein MFASPILLAIDDLPKPVVSLNPSYGEFLEGETTFVRCSCQCPATRTHSCYNSEISDTAVPEGQCETSFQLKPLRRGEASYSCECLFVTENGTRRRSGWTEPILIHVGDHLSQPTITLSDTGASSAMGDVVISCKGEIRPDGGIFYLYNSQREGFRQQRHVTGLEGAAAFAINVYEHASGGNYTCRYETNVNGRPVLSPSSQSVSVKEKGKWDRKSKGAQTGFYLYVGLACAAVIILLLALLCLIIIKKERDHTAVNLVHLCLSLFVLIVMVGIIVEYFRSSLPLPGDRKDPTKYTAGVSTTGV, encoded by the exons ATGACTTGCCAAAGCCGGTTGTGTCTTTAAATCCATCATATGGGGAATTTTTGGAAGGAGAGACAACATTCGTGAGGTGTAGCTGTCAATGTCCAGCCACAAGGACGCACTCCTGCTACAATTCTGAAATTAGTGACACAGCGGTTCCTGAAGGACAATGTGAAACATCTTTCCAATTAAAACCCTTAAGGAGAGGTGAAGCAAGTTACAGCTGTGAATGTTTATTTGTGACGGAGAATGGAACACGGAGAAGATCAGGATGGACTGAGCCCATTCTGATACATGTCGGAG ATCACCTCTCCCAACCGACGATCACACTCTCAGATACCGGTGCCAGTTCAGCCATGGGCGATGTCGTGATTTCCTGCAAAGGTGAGATTCGCCCCGACGGAGGAATATTCTACTTGTACAACAGTCAGAGGGAAGGTTTTCGACAGCAACGTCATGTGACTGGTCTTGAAGGTGCTGCAGCCTTTGCCATTAATGTCTATGAACATGCTTCTGGAGGAAACTATACTTGTCGATATGAGACAAACGTTAATGGACGCCCTGTCCTTTCCCCATCCAGCCAATCGGTTTCAGTCAAGGAGAAAGGAAAGTGGGATCGTAAGTCGAAAG GTGCCCAGACGGGATTCTATCTGTATGTTGGACTGGCTTGTGCTGCTGTGATCATTCTTTTACTTGCGCTGCTGTGCCTTATAATTATCAAGAAAG AACGAGATCACACTGCAGTGAATTTGGTGCATCTCTGCCTCAGTCTCTTCGTGCTCATTGTGATGGTGGGCATCATTGTCGAATATTTCAGAAGCAGCTTGCCACTGCCAG GGGACAGAAAGGATCCGACAAAATACACTGCTGGCGTCTCCACAACAGGAGTATGA